One Capsicum annuum cultivar UCD-10X-F1 chromosome 2, UCD10Xv1.1, whole genome shotgun sequence genomic window carries:
- the LOC107859565 gene encoding cytochrome P450 77A1 translates to MEVMDILLLCSAILFFCVWWKYWSVTGGGKKNLPPGPPGWPLVGNLFQVILQRRPFIFIVRDLRKTYGPIFTMQMGQRTLVIITSSELIHEALVQNGPLFASRPPDSPIRLIFSMGKCAINSAEYGPLWRALRRNFVTELINPTRIKQCSWIRKWAMEYHMKRLENEVSQNGFVEVMANCRLTICSILICLCFGAKISEERIKKIESILKDVMLITAPQLPDFLPVLTPLFRSQVKQAKKLRQTQLEYLVPLVRDRKAFVDSNGDPKSSQSEMVSPIGAAYVDSLFGLEPAGRKLGEAEIITLVSETIGAGTDTSATALEWALLHLVLNQDIQERLYKEIVDCVGKNGSISESDVENMPYLGAIVKETFRRHPPSHFVLSHSVTNDTQLGGYNIPSDAYVEFYTAWLTEDPSLWKDPGEFRPERFLTGDGVDVDITGMRGVKMLPFGAGRRICPAWSLGTLHINLMLAKMVHKFKWIPIPDNPPDPIETFAFTVVMKNPLKAIILPRI, encoded by the exons atggaggTAATGGATATTCTATTACTTTGCTCAGCAATTCTCTTTTTTTGTGTATGGTGGAAATACTGGTCAGTTACTGGTGGTGGGAAAAAGAATTTGCCACCAGGGCCACCTGGTTGGCCATTGGTGGGAAATCTTTTCCAAGTGATTCTCCAACGTCGtccatttatttttatagtaCGTGATTTACGTAAAACATATGGACCTATTTTCACCATGCAAATGGGGCAACGTACCCTTGTTATAATCACTAGCTCCGAACTAATCCACGAAGCGCTAGTCCAAAATGGCCCGCTTTTCGCGAGTCGACCTCCAGATTCACCTATCCGTCTTATATTTTCCATGGGGAAGTGCGCCATCAACTCGGCTGAGTATGGCCCGTTGTGGCGCGCTCTCCGAAGGAATTTTGTGACGGAGTTGATAAATCCAACGAGGATCAAGCAATGTAGTTGGATAAGGAAATGGGCTATGGAGTACCACATGAAAAGGCTTGAGAATGAGGTTTCTCAAAATGGATTTGTGGAAGTGATGGCTAATTGTAGGCTTACAATATGTAGCATTCTCATTTGCCTTTGTTTTGGAGCTAAAATTTCTGAAGAGAGAATCAAGAAGATTGAGAGCATACTTAAAGATGTCATGCTTATTACAGCTCCTCAACTTCCTGACTTCTTGCCAGTGCTCACACCGCTGTTTCGCAGCCAAGTGAAACAGGCAAAGAAGCTGAGGCAGACTCAACTCGAATACCTAGTTCCTTTG GTAAGAGACAGAAAGGCATTTGTGGACAGCAATGGAGACCCTAAAAGCAGTCAATCAGAAATGGTGAGTCCAATTGGTGCAGCCTATGTTGATTCATTATTTGGTCTTGAACCTGCTGGCAGGAAACTAGGAGAAGCAGAGATCATCACACTTGTTTCAGAAACAATAGGTGCAGGAACTGATACTAGTGCCACTGCACTAGAATGGGCTTTGCTTCACTTAGTACTAAACCAAGATATCCAAGAAAGGCTCTACAAAGAAATAGTTGATTGTGTTGGTAAAAATGGCTCAATTTCAGAAAGTGATGTTGAAAATATGCCTTACCTTGGAGCCATTGTGAAGGAGACTTTTAGGAGGCACCCACCTAGCCATTTTGTGTTGTCACATTCTGTAACAAATGACACACAATTAGGTGGGTACAATATCCCTTCTGATGCCTATGTTGAATTTTACACTGCATGGCTAACGGAGGATCCTAGCCTATGGAAAGACCCGGGCGAGTTTCGCCCGGAAAGGTTTTTGACTGGGGACGGAGTTGATGTAGACATTACTGGAATGAGGGGTGTGAAAATGCTCCCATTCGGGGCGGGTCGTAGGATCTGCCCCGCATGGTCATTGGGTACGTTGCATATTAACTTGATGCTAGCTAAGATGGTTCATAAATTCAAGTGGATACCCATACCCGATAACCCGCCCGACCCGATTGAGACCTTTGCTTTTACTGTAGTGATGAAA